A single window of Bacteroidales bacterium DNA harbors:
- a CDS encoding site-specific integrase, whose amino-acid sequence MDKKIEDYLDWKGIHSPKASITYKGWLLKFVNVCGSKPIEEYRIMDIVNYQKWVKTHHSSYSLEYATVIIKNFFKFYKDQDYRCIAPSLIKRKKGHAKSHRAIKEEEFEKMISIIPDNDFWNLRDLVVVRMLWDTGVRVSELTDLNVSQIDVNNLSAVISTKKTANKRIIVWSENTHQILIKYLTMRLELPNNNSALALFVGKVNNNASSYNPRLTTRSVERIVKYYSNKAGIVERITPHSFRHGWAHKRRDMNAPLSFIQRGLGHMNPISTFIYEQYSDVDFERNAKAYHSFKQPQLKKISNPTYFIQAQTA is encoded by the coding sequence ATGGATAAAAAAATTGAAGATTATTTGGACTGGAAGGGGATTCATTCCCCAAAAGCGAGCATTACATATAAAGGTTGGCTTTTGAAGTTTGTTAATGTTTGCGGTAGTAAGCCAATTGAAGAATACAGAATAATGGATATAGTTAATTATCAGAAATGGGTAAAAACACATCACAGTTCTTACAGCTTGGAATATGCAACTGTCATTATTAAAAACTTTTTTAAATTTTATAAGGATCAAGATTACCGATGTATTGCACCATCACTGATAAAAAGAAAAAAAGGTCACGCAAAATCACACAGGGCAATTAAGGAAGAAGAATTTGAAAAAATGATTTCAATAATTCCGGATAATGATTTTTGGAATCTCAGAGATTTAGTTGTTGTCCGAATGTTATGGGACACAGGAGTTCGTGTTTCGGAGTTAACTGATTTAAATGTATCTCAAATTGATGTTAATAATTTGTCTGCTGTTATTTCAACAAAGAAAACAGCAAATAAAAGAATTATTGTCTGGTCTGAGAATACACATCAAATACTAATTAAATATTTAACTATGCGATTAGAACTTCCTAATAACAATAGTGCTTTAGCATTGTTCGTGGGCAAAGTAAACAATAATGCCAGTAGTTATAATCCAAGATTAACAACAAGAAGCGTAGAGAGAATAGTAAAATATTATTCTAATAAAGCAGGAATTGTAGAACGTATTACGCCTCACAGTTTTCGTCATGGTTGGGCTCATAAGAGGCGAGATATGAACGCTCCGCTTTCATTTATTCAAAGGGGATTGGGACACATGAATCCAATATCAACATTTATTTACGAGCAATACTCTGATGTTGATTTTGAAAGAAATGCTAAAGCATATCACAGCTTTAAACAGCCACAACTTAAAAAGATTTCAAACCCCACATACTTTATACAAGCACAAACAGCTTAA